attatgatttctcATTTTAAATGAGAAAAGGCAGGGATGAGGGTTTGTGGctcaaaaataaagaaataaaaattgtttgtttGAAGTATTTTTgcttattatttttgaaaatattaaacattttttaaaattacataaatttgacatatttaattaaagttataatttttggaTGGTACGTATGACTCTGGTCTATGTCTTCTtaaagatggactcaaaatgTGTCGgcaaaaagatattttaatgtTGTTCAAACCAATCAAATATGTCAAATAATAAgaaatgttgtaataatataatgtaattaatttattttgatccacctgattaattattttgattaactttttctaataatatcttaatttaatttgacaATGTGAGGAGAATACGAACCCAAGAGAAAAGAAGCACAACGTCAATGAAAGCAACGAAGATAAACTAAGAAAGAGagcatgaaaaatatttgtgaagatgacaagtgaaaatgaagagaacatataaagaagaagaaattagagattttcatattttatgatAGAAGGTTTACTATCTGTCATAATTTgaactttattataaaaatgtcactacttccaatttattattataggtAGTTAACTAACCGTCATAATAAGACCTATTATGACatgtttttttacatttatcataataaatttttaacataattttaactttatcaCTACGTTTATCTACAGTTATCGCAAAGAacatcataataatatttacttttattatgaaattaccACCTATCAGCTCATAACAGATGAATTTCATATGTTATAATAAGGCGTCATAAAATCTCTTTTCTTGCGTCATAAAATCTCTTTTCTTACTTCACCGAATATATATAGGCCAAGATGATCTTAAATCAAAGTGATTGAGATTTATCTCTATCACATATGATACAATAGTCATTTATTGATTGAAAAAACATGATTGAATTTTTCTTACTTTGCCGCatcagtataaaaataacataatatattggAGGTTTATCTTCGGGTGGTTTGAGAACTCTCCAACTTTCCGGCGGTTTTGGTGAGCAAttaagtttgatttttattttttgaaataaatttccGGCGGTTTAGTAAAGCAAATGTTAAATATATCCCCCTCGCTCATTTGTGCTTCTTCTTCAGTTAAGTTCTTCTTCATTTCACAGACTCTTCTTCCTGCATTTGTGCTTATTCTTCAATTAAGTTCTTCTTCATTTCACAAGCTCTTTTTCCTTTCACAggtctttcttcttcatttcacTTTTGGAAATTGATTGATTATTTATCCTTCGCCCTTCGTCCTTCGTTACTGAGTGTGCATCGTTCGCCCCGTGGCTCGTCATTGTCGCTTGAGTTTCCAGAAATAGTTGAGCGTGCTCGCCTTTAGGGATTGCGCGCGTGGGCGTCTTCGTTCGTTGCCTGTGAGCGCAAAATCGTTGAGCAATGCGAGGAGGGAGCGAGGATCGGATGTGCCGTCAGCGCTTCCAGGAACTGTAAGCCTACGTGGTGGAAGGCTCTGGCGGACCTCACACTTCACGATCTGAAGGAACGAGAGGAGTGCGAAGTGCAGGAAATGGCGGATTGTTTCGTCGTGGCTAAGGACAAATGTGCTAGCTTCGCCAGGGAGAAGTGTTTGGTTCCCTTTAGGGATGCGAAGATTAGGGTTGCGAAAGGGGTTTTGAGTTCCAAGGGTGTTGGGAAGTTGATTGGTTGGGGATCGGTGCCTGTGAGTGGGAGGAACATGTGGTTGATGAATCAAATGGGTCTGATAAGTGGTGATTTGggaaaaaaatgtttctatCAGAGGATTCTATCAAGGTTCATCAACAGATACCAACCAATATACGGTGAAGTTGAGAAACGATATATTCACGATCCACTACTTCCTCAGGTAAACAATAGGTTCCTGCTGtctgtatatataattttaacatatatcaCATCATTTGATCATCAGTGTTACTTAGATGTTTATAATTCCTCTGAAGGATTTTAAGTTCTGCTTGTGGAAAATGATTGATTGGATCATGAAAATTGTACACCTCAGTGGATGCCTGATCCTCTGCAGGATCTTAAAGGATGTAAAGTTTTTCACAATTAGATGGTGTCAACCTCAATTATAACTGCAGAGAATATCTTGCAGTCTTGCAGTATATAAAAGTATTCAGTCAACAACATGTTGAGCCTAGGGTAAGGAGGGTGGCATTGAATCGTGGTGCTGAGTACTTGGAGCAGTACTTTCGTCTAATTGCTTTTGCAGCATATCTTGGAAGTGAAGCATTTGATGGATTTTGTGGACAAGGAGAATCCAGAATGACATTAAAGGTTTGGTTGCATCAAAGGCCAGAGGTGCAGGCTATGAAATGAAGCATCAAATTAAGACCGAGGCGTTTATTCACTGTCCCTATGAGTATTTATCAACCTTTCTATTTGCAATATTACATTCCCCAATTTGAAACATGATTTATTCAAGAATGTCAATACTTTactaattagtttatttttcttccaCTCTTTTTATGTTGTGCTTTACACTTTTCATACACATAATGACCATATTACAataattgtaaatatatatttttatcatatatttataattactatttcattataacttatagtatcaatatttttaatttaaaacgtTTTTATGCAATTATGACATCATGGTTTGTCTGTTGGAACTGCTGACAATATACAAGAAAATCACATGTGGTCTATGTAGGTGGCGAGAATGGTCAAAGAATAGCAATGGTGAAACATCATTATTTGCTTAGAGTAgcttgttttattattttggtgTTTGAAGGACTTTCTGaactttcttttcattatattctaattcttgtttttcttctttgtaatTATTGAAAGCTTTATCTTATGTTTTTATCAATGTAATGCGGTTGACTGTGAGAATGTCATTATCTAATACTTCACTTGTTCAGGTTGATGAATACCCTTTGTATTGCATGGCAACTCCAACCATCTCTGGTAATTGTTCATACCATTTATTTTAAGCTGGAACAATTTCGGTGGACatctttttatattgttttgccTTGCACAATTATGGTTCAAATTTGTCATAATAAGATGCAGATTTTGTTTACTCTTGTTATATTTAAATGCTTAAACCTGACCAACACTTATATAAAGGCTGGCCGTTCtcctatttttttaatggaagtatgactaaactaaattatttatgttaaaggCTGATGGGTCTGCAAGTGgatttacaaaatcaaatatcactCTGATTCATGCTTTAAAGCACAATTAATTGCCTTGGGAAATCATCAAGTTATAGGGATTGACTACGACGAGACCTTTGCCTTAGTGGCAAATATGATCATCATTTGAACAATGTTAGCAGTTGTTATAGCCAAAGACTGGGAACTCCATCAAATGGATGTCCATAATGCTTTTCTTCAGAGATCTAGAGGAAACCAAGTAAGTGGCGAGATCTAGAGGAAACCAAGTAAGTGGCCTCCAGGATTCTTGGTGTCTCAGATTGGTATGGTGTGTCGTCTCTACAAGTTCATTTATGGCCTTCGTCAAGCTCTTTAGTGTTGGTTTGCTAAACTCTCAAATGCTCTTGATCAATACGTGTTCCAACACTCTCAATCAAATCACTCCTTGttcattttaagaaaaaaaaaattgtacaacTAGTCGTGTTAGTTTATGTGGACAATGTTGTCATTATTAGTATTCATAAAGTTGCCATTACAAAATTCAAAGGTTATCTTTATAcctaaatttatcaaaaaaaattgatttctcttttaaaatgaGAAGAGGTTGGATGAGGGTTTGTGGCCCAAaagtcaaaaataattttgtttgtttgaaatatttttgcttactattttttataaaattaaacattttttaaaattacataaatttgacatatttaattaaagttatcaTTTTTGGATGGTAAGATGTTAATAcatttcttaaatataattcactattgaatttaaaattcgATTTTCATTGACattaactttataatttttcagaataaactacattaataatttcaaaatcagtattttaattttaattcttattttttggtTTGATATCCCATCGCCATTTAAGTTACaatactaattaatattatcTAAACGTTTTCCtatcttagaaaaaaaaattcaaatgaactaatataagaaaataactttgattttgttaattaaaaaataattattacatacatcaataaaaaaaattgtaaaaaactcaattgaaaaaatatagtttacacattatttaaaagtaatatccCAACTTGATTTCCTATAAGTCTTGACTCATAATCCTAACAAGCAAGAGGGAGCATATCATTTGTTCATTGGAGTTTAGTTCGTTCTAAGAATTAGAAGGCTACACTTTGGTAAATTATTTCCTTGATTCTGCCATCTTAATATTATCTTATTGTCATTTTTACTAGACTGAACAATTTTGCAAAGGTTAAGccttaaaagaaaatttgagaattgTGATAAAATAATGGGCTAAATGCTTTATGTTATTATAAGCTCATTCATTAAAATTCTTTTCACCAGatcaaatataatttgtaaaaactTCTTCTAAGTTGAGATGTCTCATGTCTACATCTTCTTAAAGACGAACTCAAAATGTGTTTgcaaaagatattttaatgtTGTTCAAATCAATCCAATAcgtcaaataataataaatattgtaataatataatgtaattaatttatactGGTCtacatgattaattattttgattaactttgtttaataattttttaatatattttaatcattatcttaatttaatttgacaATGTGAGGAGAGCGTGAACCTAAGAGAAGAGAAACATAACGTCAATGAGAGAAacaaagataaactaaaaaagaGAGCGCTTAAAATATTTGTGAAGAGGACGcgtgaaaatgaaaagaacgTAAAGGGAGGAAGAAATTAgagattttcatattttatgatAGGTGGTTTACTATCTGTCATAATAAGTTTTGaactttattacaaaaatgttactGCGTCTAATTTATTATGATAGGTAGTGAATTAACCGTCGTGATAAGACCTATTATGACATGTTTTCTTACATCtactataataaattttgaacataatttcaattttcaacaCGTCCACCTAGGTCTCTCAAAGTACGTCATAATAACCTTTACTTTATTACGAAAATACCATGAGTCAGCTTATTATAATAGGTAGTAGTCATGATGGAAGAGCGGCTCCGATAAGTGACCGAAGGCGCGATGTAACACCTTAAAAGCTTCCTCCGACGAGTAATACGCATcagaatgatgaaaatgatgacgAGAACTCGAGAAAACCCTAGGAAACAAGAAACACTCCAAAAACGGAGAGGATTCAACTTGAAGAACCCTAAAACCCTAGGTTGAcagagaaaccctaaaatgaattcattaatcggttcaaaatgaagattgatCGGTGGAAATCGAAGATCAATCGGTGGAAATCGAAGATCAATTGGTGGAAATGTGTTTTAAACGgtagaaatcaaaatcaatcGGTGAAAAATGAAGAACTCGCGATGGAACGGGTTTTAATCGGTAGACAAGTGGTTTAATCAGAGGAAAATGACAAAAAGATGAAGTGGAGAGGGAAAAAAGGGTTCAGAGCAGTACCTTCACGAGAGAGAAAGACTTGGCTCGCATGAGAGAAATAAAATGGAGATGTGGTTTTGTGAAGTAAAGACGCGAGTGAGAGATTTGAGGTTGAAGGAATTAGCTCGGGAATGAAGAAGATATGATTTCTGAAATATGGAAAATGAATGTGGTTGAATGAGCAGCAACGTGTAAAAGGATGTTGGTGAGGCGTGGATGACGCGTGCACAAGGTAGAAATGGCTCTGTTGACGCGCATGCCACAAAGCTGAAGCGAAGTGGTGGAGAAGCTACGTTATGGAGGGGAGAGAAATAAGGTGAAGCACCGTGAAAatcaaagaaaaggaaaatggaGGTAGTGTGCATGGAAGGTGGTTAGAGGAAGTCTTTGGACTCTTTtgcctgactttcaagagagaatagtttctgattcagaaaacttaattctcattattctcaaaagtgcCAAAATACAAGAGAGGAACTGAGTATTTATAATAACACATGCTCCTTGCAAGCTGATACTcgtatataataaaatgtaaaaatacaaaaaaaggaCACTAATAAAAGTACGTCAGGCAGGATTCCATCAAGTCATCTATCATAATAAGTCGTtataaaatctctttttttcattAGTATATCTTGACATGTAAGCCAAAATGATCTTAAATCAAGTGGTTGAGATTATCTCTATCTCATGTGATATAATAGTCattaattgaatgaaaaaataattttttgattgAATTTTGGCTTATTTTGTTGCATGTATCTTGTtcctttttattgttaatttcaattcatagttttgtttctttcttgtatccggttaataatttaataatattaatcgagaaaattttaattaataaataattgtaataataaaaataataatttttacttaccaataaaatatcttaaaatttgacaaaaaaaagaagtaatattaatagaaaaaaaaatattaatattaggtaaaaaaatgtataaattaaagaaaaggtattttaaatgtatgaaaaaataatcgttaattaatgttaactaaaaaacttaaaatatgatagattttattatgaattttttttacaacatttatcaataaaaaatagtaacGGTATTTAtcgataaataattttaaaattctgaTCTCAAATCTTAATTAAGCCAACAATATGAATTTTAATCAAGTTAACGACACTGACAAAACAAAATGAAgctaaaaaattttaaaagaaaaaatagatttGCTAACTTGAAAGATTTCATTAACTAATccaattacttttataaaattataaaaattctttttcttttaaaactctCATCCAAACAACATTATATTCTATATGCTAAATCACAAAACATAATATCTTTTGTCAACGTAATATAacagtaaatatttttcaataacataTTAGAGATATTTTCCTAGATGACCTGTCTTGAGGAGGATCTCTTCAATTGTTTCGGAATATATGTCTTCATTAAAATATTAGagattatttaatatgtttctCCTAAATTTAGGATTTCATACATATATATCTTCGTTTATCTTCACTAATTTGAAGCAGAGAATATTCATGACTTTTGCCGTGAAACGACATTTGAATGGAATGAATTCTCTAAAGTTTTCTTCTAGATCACCAACTTTTCACTAGTTGTCCTTCAAATCTCATTCTTCCTCGATagatgtaatttaaaatataactttatgtaatttaaaatataactttaaaattataagaattattttaaagttattaaaattaatttttatcttctCACTTCAAAAGGccttttagtattttattaaagtttataaaataaagatagttTTACTTCTGTTAGAAAGGATTATGTTTTCTAAAATGATACAACAATAGTtacatcttttaaaaatatagaaaaacagTGAAAGAAACTTTCTAACCCGTAATTtctatatcattaaaaaatcatctaaaagaaacaagagaaaagaaaatattgattaaaaaattttgtaataaatctattaagtttttttcttcattattatGTATATAAGAATATcgtgaaaatcattaaattcaagactttatatattttcatttaattaaaattattgaatttttgaCCACTGAAATCATATGTTACTGGATTTTATGATATTCCATAAGAGTAGTGTTTTTTGTTTTCGAAATTTAATTGCATGTGAATTGTGATATGCAATATTTTAATAAGGATGGCATATATTTTGACTGTGCATTGAATTAAAGTTTTCATAATTAAACTTGGCACAATTGGGTCGACATACAAAATTCTCCTTATGGCATTCAACGATGAAATTGGATTTTTGGGTACACAACCAGAAAGTACACCCTATGCAAAACACAAATCCTAGAATCTATAAATACTCACAGAGACAAAACATAAACTTccattttcatatataaaaaaagaaaagaaaaggatatTAGTAGGTGACAGGAAGCACGAAAAGAAGAGGAGAGTgcatgatattatatatatatatatatatatatatatatatatatatatatatatatatatatatatatatatatatatatatatatatatatatattttgctgTTACGAGTGTTTTGAAGATAATTAATTTGGAATTCATTTTAGCATGTATGGACAGTGTGTACTATTATGTAGTCTAATTTCAAAGTGAAGTTGTATTATGAcaattaatcttaatataaagatgttagattataaatatattaactagTTTATAGGTTAATTGAAAGTTATTGTTATAAAGTTTTTATGGATTATCCAAAAGAGAAGCATTGCTTATAATTAGTGATATTAAAGTGAAACTTATGATATACTTAGTAAATATGTCTGTATATTTAACAATAACATACACATAAACTTAAGTATAATTATAGATTGTATGGATTTTGTCAATTTAAGCATCACCCATAGGTGAACTTAAATGAATGACTTATATGATTACCTATTAGTTTAAGTGTCACTCAAATGTGAACTTAATGCATGACTagtgtatattttttttgaatccattaattttatcaaaatattaatgtatGAGCTTGTATGTTGTTTCTAGCTTTCATGAATTTATTAGGTTTGAGCAACAATGTGGTTGAGTTTAATGGGCTAAATTATGTTGATTGGTCAAAACAAATTCAGTTGCAACTGATGTGTTAGACTTGGATGTGAGTATTATTATGGATGAAATGCTCATAGCCATTTCGGAGACCAGTACAAGTGATGAGAAGTCTCTTTAAGAGGCTTGACATAGGTGTAATAGGTTGTCCCTAAGCTTGATACGCATGCCCATGACAGAGAATATAAAGCCTTTTAtgcctaaaataaaaaacgcaaagaaatttataaaaatgatcaAGGAGTACTCACAATCAGACATAACTGACAAGTCTATTGTAAGAACTCTTATGAATGAGTTGACAACTAAAAAGCTTGACGGGTCACAtgtaagactcatgaaaaatatttataatagtaaattttagcaattagtaataataattttaatggatagaaaaatgtaaattttggatataaagttatagtaatttagaaggagaggttcaaattttgataacttatttaggatttttttaagaaaattgaataaaaaaaaagtgaatagtgaatagcaacaagtgaatagtaaaaaaaaaataaaaatgaaaggataagaattccttagcatggaaggaattaggatcagatttgaaGACATTATTAAGGAATCCATTAAGTAAGTGCTgattaagaaatttatataataaaataatattagaaaaattgatgaatagtaaaatttttggactataaatagccatgaagGGGGAGACTattttgcacaaagagaggaagaatcaagagAGAAATCTTGAAatttagagaagaaagagttaggaagaaattttggTTGTAGAgattctgaagagttttcggggaacAACTTCTAGTGAGAAAATAATTCTGgagaagaggtaggggagctaacctttctatgcttttataatatgatttagtattgtttattagtatgcatgtcttgaaattttgtgtgaatactattaatgcttactgtatgcctatctatattgaatttcggtGTTAGTATTATACGCTGTTGATTTGAatttgttaataagaaatttgttaaaaactagttgaggaacactttggctaaggaaagacttggtacttaagttgtccattgtgacgcacctctctttcctggaagtctactcgacaggtttttaacttaaatcttgttgtacagattatgtactgttaaattatcgtgtaatatatcttgttggaatatattcagtttgtatgatttctgaaatgattggattttattggatttgaatttatgcatctgaacatgtatgagtattacgggaagatttcgtaagggtataatatgagtcgaggaatgtgagtatggtatgagtctcgcggagagattctgtaatgtcatggtatgtgtatgaggattatggggagatttcgtaatggtataatatgagttgaggaatgtgagcatgatatgagtttcgtggagagattttgtaatgacatggtatgtgcgtatatgttgatgttgagggtcatgaagttggaggttatcctgatactctaataatcattcagtctcaagtagagaatgatgaattatgtggtgagaggggcaggaggtcctgatCTATGTGCCgatttaggacatagtgaggggactaaccttgtggatggtatggagggTAGGATGTCCTgatctatgtgccggttttggacatagtgaggggactaagaatgacatcacaagtgcaAAACCtcccgttgtatcgctcatcaacatatcgttgggataagtgtctattgagtattgtggaaggAGTTACTATTGGGTATTGTAGAAGGAGTGTCTGTtaagtgtatcaaagtaatagATGAGTATCTAGGATACGATTGTTGTATGAGGGTATGAGTGTGTccgacataattattatatgaggtgtGTTGAGTGCattaaagtaaatatgcatatttcataaatgattggttgcatgttagctcaccctacttgtttgtgtttgtgtttgggtatgtgcgatgatcgtataattcgttacacgggagcagatgaaggaacgTCGTCTGACTCAGTGCCCAAAAAGGGAGAGATAGAAGAACTCAAGTTATGATTAAGCATTTTCAAATATGAGcgtaaaatatgtaaaattcatatatcaattatgaatttttaagtgtgaAAATTACGGGATGTTACCATAAATCCATAAATGTAATgtttatatgtataaattatgaaattccAAGTGTGAGATTTTGTGTTtgtgggatgttacattattctatcatttattttctttttaaaatatttcattattcattcattttttaattttctttctcccttattttataaatcttccaatttaatttttttgacaatatggTAGCTATAActttaatagtataaatatattattgtattatcaaaaaatttattaaaacaatctagacaattcttaaattttttatttatatattatatcaactttattaaatataaaattaaaagaaagcgTTGCAtagatgaatattttttaaatttgagaaaGCATACCATTGCTCTTGAGAACAGTGAACAGTTAGGTGTTATTGGgtatttgcttttaattttgaaaaataatcttatttattaGATCTTTTAAGAAAATCACAACCCATCttccttatattttttaatataatatattatctaCAAGTAATGTAATCattagtaatattttatgatcAATTATTTAAGGTCACGTTTCCATGATGTAAATCagtttaaaaatcaatttcagtgtttttttaattatttatattatattgattatgttattatatattaacaaaatatataatcaaataataatagtttaattccacaatatattaatattataagtatcgttttatattataattaaatgacatattaatttgttaaatatgtaacaagtttttatttcctttcatattttatattttatatcattatcACATGACACCTATGAGATTATATTACTATTAGTTAGaaagagattttttatttttaaattttaatttcagatATACaaatttgtttctttaattatatattaaaagttatataaattagGAAGAGAATTGGTGTAAGGTCACAGAAGAAAAAACTAAGGTTGGAACTACTCGTGAGGATCCGGTGCTTCCGAACCCTCCTCTCGTTCTCTGTGGAACTTCTCTCTTTCTCGCACGCGTCTTTTCTCTCTGCGGTCTGGTAAACATTTTCATccctttcattatttttcagttcctatttgatgcattgTGTGTATTGAGAAACATTTTCATCCTTTCAATTGCTTTTTCAGTTCCTATTTGATGCAGTGATTGAGTGCGGCAGTTGTGGAAAAGGGGGTGATTGTTTCGTCTGTGCAGCAGGAACGTGATTCGGAAGGGGTTTAAACTGTGTTGCGAAACCTTGGGTAGAGCAAGGAGAGTAGAGTCGGCCAAGGTATGGGGTGCTAACTTTACTTGAGTTGTAATTGTTGGCTGAATGTATGATACGTgatgataattattttgtttggcATCCTTTTTGGGAAAAGTTGGTGTTTTAGTGCATATAAAATTAGGTTCTCTTATAtggttttaaaaagaaaaaaaattaacgcaTGAATGGCGGTAGCTGGGCATGAATAAGTCTGGAGCAGTGGCATATTTATGTTGagtcaattaaaataaaattgatgtttTATGTTATAAGGACTTGAATGTGCAGTGTTTTATGGGTTGTTTTGGTTATGTAATTGGTATTTTAATTAGTTATGTCCTTGGATATCTTCTGTGAGAGCTTATGCATATAGATGGCTATGGTGCAGTGTTTTATGGACTGTTTTGAACTTATTATTGGTTGTTCCAGCACTATAAAAAGTCTGGCGTGGATAAATTTTGAAAGTTGGTGCATGGAAATAGGTTCGTGGAGTGATGATTTTGGATAGCAAGAATTTAAGTTTAAGGTTTGAATATGCAGTGGTTGAATGTAATTTCTTTGGTTTTTTTAATTGGTAGGTTCTTTGGATATTTTCCCTGGAAGATGACACATCAATTGGGTCTTAGTGCAATGAGATTTTTGGGTGTTAAAAAgtgtatattttgaaaactagtTCTAGAAATAGTCATGGTACAACTGTAATTCTGCTAAGAAAATTTTATGGTGTAAGTCCTGAACATGCATTGCtgaatatatgtgtatatatatatatatatatatatatatatatatatatatatatatatatatatatatatatatatatatatatatatatatatatggattgcTTTGAGCCTATAAGTTGTGGTTTGGTGTTTATATTGGAGGGAGCATAGGCACGTGAATGGTAGATAAGCTTGAGAAAAAAAGATAAGGACATAGTGTATGCGTCAATAATGGTTTTAAGGTTGAATTTGGTACGGTgcagttttttaaaaagaatgctgtgtgtgtgtgtgtgtgttttttttttatatatatatataccgaGCATGTGGATGGATTGTGATTTTTGGCAAATTTTCAGCACCTGTTTTGAATTCGTATTTTTAAAATGGATAGAGTTGGTTGTAAATAGCTGCGGTTAAGTGTTTAAGTATTTtcagattattattattatttgtttttttttttgtatgttaaGATGGAATGTGTGTTATGAGTTTGAATCACGAATTATGTTGCAGTTTTAAAGAGCTGTTAGGAGTATTTGGTTTGTTGTTTAAGGTTGCAAGGTTGTTGTTTGAGTTGAGACCTTTGTTTCTTTGGCTGAAGTATGTATGCTGTTTTTTTAGTTATGCATATGGTTGCGAGTTATGCTTGTTGTTTATGAGTTGTGCACGGATTAGTTCTGAGTTGTGTGAATTTATGATTGAATTGTGTG
This Vigna angularis cultivar LongXiaoDou No.4 chromosome 4, ASM1680809v1, whole genome shotgun sequence DNA region includes the following protein-coding sequences:
- the LOC108330017 gene encoding uncharacterized protein LOC108330017 isoform X3 yields the protein MADCFVVAKDKCASFAREKCLVPFRDAKIRVAKGVLSSKGVGKLIGWGSVPVSGRNMWLMNQMGLISGDLGKKCFYQRILSRFINRYQPIYGEVEKRYIHDPLLPQVDEYPLYCMATPTISG
- the LOC108330017 gene encoding uncharacterized protein LOC108330017 isoform X1 gives rise to the protein MADCFVVAKDKCASFAREKCLVPFRDAKIRVAKGVLSSKGVGKLIGWGSVPVSGRNMWLMNQMGLISGDLGKKCFYQRILSRFINRYQPIYGEVEKRYIHDPLLPQDFKFCLWKMIDWIMKIVHLSGCLILCRILKDVKFFTIRWCQPQL
- the LOC108330017 gene encoding uncharacterized protein LOC108330017 isoform X2, coding for MADCFVVAKDKCASFAREKCLVPFRDAKIRVAKGVLSSKGVGKLIGWGSVPVSGRNMWLMNQMGLISGDLGKKCFYQRILSRFINRYQPIYGEVEKRYIHDPLLPQVDEYPLYCMATPTISGNCSYHLF